A stretch of Carya illinoinensis cultivar Pawnee chromosome 14, C.illinoinensisPawnee_v1, whole genome shotgun sequence DNA encodes these proteins:
- the LOC122294640 gene encoding protein FAR1-RELATED SEQUENCE 5-like: protein MGEGEEHAFDRPEERETEDGSPGEREIDDCTPGKSHVVPSSKGDDMIEEPKSGMEFNSFEDLFSYYKQYAKKYGFGVMTQRSERSEDQSVRYVTLGCARGGKAWIKTSNVANPRPTGKTDCKARINALRVDGKMRLTTVNNSHNHVISPQKSRFYRCNREVSETVKRVLDTNDLAGIRLNKSYGSLVVGAGGFENLSFLEKDCRNYIDKIRHLRLGAGGAGALRDYFLRMQYKNNGFFALMDLDDDGSEDTETFTWLFQTWLQCMDGVAPKAIITDQDRIMKNAIAIVFPETRHRFCLWHILKKAPEKLGAYAAYKSGLKTELMKCVYDTQTIEEFEKCWFVFINTYDLHENVWLKSLYLERAHWVPVFLKEHFWAGMSATQRSESMNAFFDGYVHSKTNLKEFFDQFDNELKRKIENENQAEFLSFSGTIPCVSRSPIEKKFQVLYTNAKFKEVQQQVIGVLDLDLSLQTMDGVMKSYLVEDEVRIQEFTKQVTYFVDFNVDDCNAKCSCGLFQMRGILCRHILAVFKSNGIKSLPDRYILDRWRKDIKRRYTLIRSSYDAGDERPNGNRQSILLNMCYEMIDYAVESDKDFEDAKKRIHEMIGLYRQNQRPLSSGQTVSEPGVTILDGAVVGSSQQVKSPLVVRGKGRHPSLRRASRMETEMRKVKAKQKKAQVGGKRKQVMDSSGTTQSVQPMFFGSEENVHPMVEENQPETGSLDLGFQSQRRTRNWFSRSRVPIAEENQPETGSLDLGFQSQRGREGLDQKLVREDLGFQSQRGREGLVMKLVREDLGFQSKRGREGLDQKLVREDLGF from the exons ATGGGAGAAGGGGAAGAACATGCATTTGATAGACCAGAAGAACGGGAAACTGAAGATGGCAGTCCAGGTGAACGGGAAATCGACGATTGCACTCCAGGTAAATCACACGTAGTGCCATCGTCGAAAGGTGATGATATGATTGAGGAGCCAAAGTCGGGCATGGAGTTCAATTCGTTTGAAGATTTGTTTAGCTATTATAAGCAGTATGCTAAGAAATAcgggtttggggtgatgacacaaaggagtgagaggTCAGAGGATCAAAGTGTTAGATATGTTACTCTTGGTTGTGCACGGGGAGGGAAGGCATGGATTAAGACATCCAATGTTGCCAACCCACGTCCGACGGGAAAGACAGACTGCAAGGCAAGGATAAATGCGTTGAGAGTCGATGGAAAGATGCGGTTGACAACAGTCAATAATTCACATAATCATGTTATCAGCCCACAGAAATCTCGCTTCTATCGATGTAACAGAGAAGTGAGTGAGACAGTTAAAAGAGTCCTTGACACCAACGATTTAGCTGGTATCCGACTGAACAAGAGTTACGGATCTCTTGTAGTTGGCGCAGGTGGCTTTGAGAACTTGTCATTTCTGGAAAAGGATTGTCGCAATTACATTGACAAAATCCgtcatctacgacttggtgcagGTGGTGCTGGAGCACTTCGTGATTATTTCTTAAGGATGCAGTACAAGAATAACGGATTTTTTGCATTGATGGATTTAGACGATGACGGgag TGAGGACACGGAGACCTTTACGTGGCTATTCCAAACCTGGTTGCAATGTATGGACGGAGTAGCTCCAAAGGCGATTATTACTGATCAAGACAGAataatgaaaaatgcaattgctaTTGTCTTCCCGGAAACTCGACATAGATTTTGCCTATGGCATATATTGAAGAAGGCACCTGAGAAGCTTGGGGCATATGCTGCATATAAAAGTGGGTTGAAAACTGAGTTGATGAAATGTGTATACGACACACAAACTATTGAGGAGTTTGAAAAATGTTGGTTCGTGTTTATTAATACATACGACTTACATGAGAATGTGTGGTTGAAAAGTTTATATTTGGAGCGTGCACATTGGGTACCGGTTTTTCTGAAAGAGCACTTTTGGGCGGGAATGAGTGCCACTCAGCGTAGCGAGAGTATGAATGCTTTCTTTGATGGTTATGTCCATTCAAAGACAAACCTGAAAGAGTTTTTCGACCAGTTCGACAATGagctaaaaaggaaaattgagaatgaaaatcaaGCAGAGTTTCTTTCCTTTAGTGGCACCATTCCCTGCGTATCTAGATCGccaattgaaaagaaatttcagGTGTTGTACACGAACGCAAAATTTAAGGAAGTTCAACAACAAGTAATCGGTGTGCTTGATTTGGATCTATCTTTACAGACAATGGATGGTGTAATGAAGAGTTAtttggtagaagatgaagttcgtATTCAGGAGTTCACAAAACAGGTTACATATTTTGTGGATTTTAATGTCGATGACTGCAATGCAAAGTGTTCATGTGGTTTATTTCAGATGAGGGGGATACTGTGTAGGCATATTTTGGCTGTATTCAAATCAAACGGTATAAAATCATTGCCAGATCGGTACATTTTAGACCGATGGCGGAAGGACATCAAGAGAAGATACACGTTAATCCGATCTAGCTACGATGCAGGGGAtgagaggccaaatggtaaTAGACAATCAATTCTTCTGAATATGTGTTATGAGATGATAGATTATGCGGTGGAATCTGATAAGGACTTTGAAGATGCCAAGAAGAGGATACATGAGATGATTGGATTATATCGTCAGAACCAACGACCCTTATCTAGCGGCCAAACAG TTTCGGAACCTGGGGTTACAATACTAGATGGGGCTGTAGTTGGTAGCTCACAACAAGTCAAGAGTCCACTTGTTGTCAGAGGAAAAGGAAGACATCCATCTCTTAGAAGAGCATCCAGGATGGAGACAGAAATGCGGAAGGTTAAAGCCAAACAGAAGAAAGCACAAGTGGGAGGAAAACGCAAACAG GTCATGGACAGTAGTGGGACCACGCAAAGTGTTCAGCCTATGTTTTTTGGTAGTGAAGAAAATGTTCATCCTATGGTTG AGGAGAACCAACCAGAAACTGGTTCTCTAGATCTAGGGTTCCAATCGCAGAGGAGAACCAGAAACTGGTTCTCTCGATCTAGGGTTCCAATCGCAGAGGAGAACCAACCAGAAACTGGTTCTCTAGATCTAGGGTTCCAATCGCAGAGAGGAAGAGAGGGTCTCGACCAGAAACTAGTTCGAGAggatttggggttccaatcgcagagagggagagagggtctCGTGATGAAACTGGTTCGAGAggatttggggttccaatcgaagagagggagagagggtctCGACCAGAAACTGGTTCGAGAGGATTTGGGGTTCTAA